A stretch of the Flavobacterium sp. 5 genome encodes the following:
- the gldK gene encoding gliding motility lipoprotein GldK, translating to MKNFIAFTAILTVLISCGRSSDKGELVGVKGAKWHPEKPYGMTLVPGGSYIMGKSDDDIANVGDAPTKTVTVRSFYMDETEITNSEYRQFVEWVKDSTIRLRLAILAEESGQGATTTDAKGKGKNTGSIADYAFNDSDPEKMTAYDKYMYDNYYSIGTDKDPNAYKRLNRKAKLVKDVKKYPDEYYVEVMDSLYLPLEASYNGLRTMDVNKLKFRYTWMDIQAAAKAKVGKRQDFLRTEEVKVYPDTTVWIKDYSYSYNEPMHNDYFWHKAYGEYPVVGVTWKQAKAFCEWRTLNKNIYIKSKKNHFDNVNSFRLPTEAEWEYAARGGLESATFPWGGPYTKSDRGCFLANFKPNRGDYAADQALYTVEAKSYEPNGYSLYNMAGNVSEWTDSAYDANSYEFMSTMNPAVIDNSNKRKVVRGGSWKDVSYFLQVSTRAFEYSDSARSYIGFRTVQDYMGTQTTANSKK from the coding sequence ATGAAGAATTTCATTGCATTTACGGCAATTTTAACAGTGTTGATTAGCTGTGGTAGATCAAGCGACAAAGGTGAGTTGGTTGGTGTAAAAGGAGCAAAGTGGCATCCTGAAAAACCTTATGGAATGACACTAGTACCTGGCGGATCGTATATCATGGGTAAGTCTGATGATGATATTGCGAATGTTGGTGATGCGCCGACAAAAACAGTTACTGTTCGATCTTTTTATATGGACGAAACAGAAATTACAAATAGCGAGTATCGTCAGTTTGTAGAATGGGTAAAAGATTCTACTATACGTTTACGTCTAGCTATTTTGGCAGAAGAAAGTGGGCAAGGAGCTACTACTACTGATGCAAAAGGGAAAGGAAAAAACACAGGTAGTATAGCGGATTATGCTTTCAATGACTCTGATCCAGAAAAAATGACAGCATACGATAAGTATATGTATGATAACTATTATAGTATTGGAACTGATAAGGATCCAAATGCTTATAAAAGATTAAATAGAAAAGCTAAGCTAGTTAAGGATGTTAAGAAATATCCAGATGAATATTATGTAGAAGTAATGGATTCTTTATATTTACCTTTAGAAGCCTCATATAATGGTTTGAGAACTATGGATGTGAATAAGCTTAAATTCCGTTATACTTGGATGGATATTCAAGCTGCGGCTAAAGCTAAAGTTGGAAAAAGACAAGATTTCTTAAGAACTGAAGAAGTAAAAGTGTATCCAGATACAACAGTATGGATTAAAGATTATAGTTATTCATACAATGAACCAATGCATAATGACTACTTTTGGCATAAAGCCTATGGTGAGTATCCTGTTGTAGGGGTTACATGGAAACAAGCAAAAGCTTTTTGTGAATGGAGAACTTTAAATAAAAATATTTACATAAAATCTAAGAAAAATCATTTTGATAATGTTAACTCTTTTAGATTACCTACGGAAGCTGAATGGGAGTATGCTGCAAGAGGAGGTTTAGAATCTGCTACTTTTCCTTGGGGTGGTCCTTATACCAAAAGTGATAGAGGTTGTTTCTTAGCTAATTTTAAGCCTAATAGAGGTGATTATGCAGCAGATCAAGCTTTGTATACTGTAGAGGCTAAGTCTTATGAGCCTAATGGTTACAGTCTGTATAATATGGCTGGGAATGTTTCAGAATGGACGGATTCAGCTTATGATGCAAATTCATATGAATTCATGTCTACAATGAATCCTGCAGTTATAGATAATTCTAATAAACGTAAAGTAGTAAGAGGAGGGTCTTGGAAAGATGTGTCGTATTTCTTGCAAGTAAGTACTCGTGCATTTGAATATTCAGATTCTGCAAGAAGCTATATAGGTTTCAGGACTGTACAAGACTATATGGGAACGCAAACTACTGCAAACAGTAAAAAATAA